Proteins from a genomic interval of Synechococcus sp. A15-28:
- the dnaJ gene encoding molecular chaperone DnaJ produces MADYYDLLGVGRDADADTLKRAYRSKARKFHPDINKEPGAEDRFKEIGRAYEVLSDPQTRARYDQFGEAGLGGAAGAPDMGDMGGFADLFETFFQGFGGPGGAAGGRSSRRGPQQGDDLRYDLTIDFEQAVFGQEQEIKIPHLETCDTCGGSGAKAGSGPTTCGTCGGAGQVRRATRTPFGSFTQVAECPNCGGTGQVIADPCNACGGQGVHQVRKKLRINIPAGVDTGTRLRVSGEGNAGPRGGPSGDLYVFLTVKSHPRLRRDGLNILSTVNVSYLQAILGDTIEVETVDGDTPLEIPPGTQPGTVLTLANKGIPKLGNPVARGDQKVQVTVQLPTRLSDPERTLLEELAGHHSARGKQHHHHNSGLFARLFGQK; encoded by the coding sequence ATGGCGGATTACTACGACCTGCTGGGGGTCGGACGGGATGCGGATGCCGACACGTTGAAGCGGGCTTACCGCAGCAAGGCGCGCAAGTTTCACCCCGACATCAACAAGGAACCGGGAGCCGAAGACCGCTTCAAGGAAATCGGTCGCGCCTATGAGGTGCTGAGTGACCCCCAGACCCGGGCCCGCTACGACCAGTTCGGTGAGGCCGGCCTTGGCGGTGCAGCCGGTGCTCCGGATATGGGGGACATGGGCGGCTTTGCCGACCTGTTCGAGACCTTCTTCCAGGGCTTTGGAGGCCCGGGTGGTGCTGCCGGCGGTCGCTCCAGCCGTCGTGGACCCCAGCAGGGAGACGATCTTCGCTACGACCTCACCATCGATTTCGAGCAGGCGGTCTTCGGTCAGGAGCAGGAGATCAAGATCCCCCACCTCGAAACCTGTGACACCTGCGGTGGCAGCGGAGCGAAGGCGGGCAGTGGTCCCACCACCTGCGGTACCTGTGGTGGAGCCGGCCAGGTTCGACGGGCGACCCGGACCCCCTTCGGCAGCTTCACCCAGGTGGCGGAATGCCCCAACTGCGGCGGCACCGGTCAGGTGATCGCTGATCCCTGCAATGCCTGCGGCGGCCAGGGTGTGCATCAGGTGCGCAAGAAACTTCGGATCAACATTCCTGCCGGAGTGGACACAGGAACGCGCCTGCGGGTTTCGGGTGAGGGCAATGCCGGACCGCGGGGAGGCCCGTCCGGTGACCTCTACGTTTTCCTGACGGTCAAGTCACACCCGCGCCTGCGCAGGGATGGTCTCAACATCCTCTCCACCGTGAACGTCAGTTATCTGCAGGCGATCCTGGGGGACACGATCGAGGTGGAAACCGTCGATGGCGATACGCCCCTTGAAATTCCGCCCGGCACCCAGCCCGGTACCGTGCTGACCCTCGCCAACAAAGGCATTCCCAAGCTCGGGAACCCAGTGGCCCGAGGTGATCAGAAGGTGCAGGTGACGGTGCAGCTCCCCACGCGTCTGTCGGACCCCGAACGGACACTGCTGGAGGAGTTGGCGGGCCATCATTCGGCCCGTGGCAAGCAGCATCACCATCACAACAGCGGACTGTTCGCTCGGCTGTTCGGCCAGAAGTGA
- the thiL gene encoding thiamine-phosphate kinase, with translation MTSTLAELGEAELLKRLARFAPPGQLDDDTACLASDARPLLVNTDVLVDGLHFSDATTAAADVGWRAVAANLSDLAASGAVSIDGITVALVAPGTTPWSWVEEVYEGISAALQQHGGTLLGGDCSSGTTRLLSVTALGRLGPLRLLRSAARPGDVLISSGPHGLSRLGLALLQNDPQLQATSLAAALRDKAIRQHQRPQPRLDVLNRLLVCKPAELPWRAGGTDSSDGLLAAVRGLCNSSGTGARLIRSQLPKAEDWPEGDLWDRWCLGGGEDFELVLSLPPAWADALEQALPDCRRFGQITDQTGSIVWTDDLGPVQDCGFDHFAPG, from the coding sequence ATGACGTCCACCCTGGCGGAGCTGGGGGAAGCGGAGCTGCTGAAGCGCTTAGCCCGGTTTGCTCCACCGGGACAACTCGACGACGACACCGCTTGCCTCGCATCGGATGCCCGACCGCTGCTGGTGAACACCGATGTGCTGGTGGACGGCCTCCATTTCAGCGATGCCACCACTGCAGCCGCCGACGTGGGATGGCGGGCTGTCGCCGCCAATCTGTCCGATCTGGCCGCCAGCGGTGCCGTGAGCATCGATGGGATCACCGTCGCGCTGGTGGCCCCTGGCACCACGCCGTGGAGCTGGGTGGAGGAGGTTTACGAGGGCATCAGCGCAGCTCTTCAGCAACACGGCGGGACACTGCTGGGGGGCGACTGCTCATCCGGGACCACCCGCTTGCTGTCGGTCACTGCCCTGGGACGTCTCGGACCGCTGCGGCTGCTGCGCAGTGCCGCTCGACCTGGAGACGTGCTGATCAGCAGCGGACCCCACGGTCTCAGCCGCCTTGGTCTGGCCCTTCTTCAGAACGACCCTCAGCTCCAAGCCACCAGCCTTGCTGCGGCACTCCGGGACAAGGCGATCAGGCAACACCAGCGTCCTCAGCCCCGTCTGGATGTTCTGAACCGTCTTCTGGTTTGCAAACCTGCTGAACTTCCCTGGCGTGCCGGCGGAACCGACAGCAGCGATGGGCTTCTGGCAGCTGTTCGGGGGCTGTGCAACAGCAGCGGTACTGGCGCCCGACTCATCCGCAGCCAGTTACCAAAGGCCGAGGACTGGCCAGAAGGAGACCTCTGGGACCGCTGGTGCCTGGGTGGGGGAGAAGATTTCGAGCTGGTGCTCAGCCTGCCACCGGCCTGGGCGGACGCCCTGGAACAGGCCTTGCCCGATTGTCGACGCTTCGGCCAGATCACCGATCAAACCGGATCGATCGTCTGGACAGACGACCTCGGCCCGGTTCAAGACTGCGGCTTTGATCATTTCGCCCCGGGCTGA
- the gap gene encoding type I glyceraldehyde-3-phosphate dehydrogenase, which produces MTLRVAINGFGRIGRNVMRGWISRGADTGLEIVGMNSTSDPKTSAHLLTYDSILGKLDPSVKIETTDDTMIVNGKEIKFFADRNPLNCPWKDWGVDLVIESTGVFNTDEKASMHIEAGASKVILTAPGKGDGVGTFVVGVNDDQYRHEDWNILSNASCTTNCLAPIVKVLDQNFGLDWGLMTTIHSYTGDQRILDNSHRDLRRARAAALNMVPTTTGAAKAVALVYPEVKGKLTGFAMRVPTPNVSAVDLTFGPSRATSVDEVKAVIKAASENGMKGIIKYSDLPLVSTDYAGTNESTIFDADLTYAMGDKAVKILAWYDNEWGYSQRVVDLAEVVARNWK; this is translated from the coding sequence ATGACCCTGCGCGTTGCGATCAATGGATTCGGCCGAATTGGTCGCAATGTGATGCGGGGTTGGATCAGCCGTGGTGCTGACACAGGCCTGGAGATTGTGGGGATGAACTCCACCTCCGACCCCAAGACCAGCGCTCACCTGCTGACCTACGACTCGATTCTGGGCAAGCTCGATCCCAGTGTAAAGATCGAAACCACTGACGACACGATGATCGTCAATGGCAAGGAGATCAAGTTCTTCGCCGACCGCAACCCTCTGAACTGCCCCTGGAAAGACTGGGGTGTGGATCTGGTGATCGAGTCCACCGGTGTGTTCAACACCGATGAGAAAGCCAGCATGCACATTGAAGCTGGTGCCAGCAAGGTGATCCTCACCGCACCGGGTAAAGGTGATGGCGTGGGGACCTTCGTGGTCGGCGTCAACGACGACCAGTACCGCCACGAGGACTGGAACATCCTTTCCAACGCCAGCTGCACCACCAACTGCCTGGCCCCCATCGTCAAGGTTCTGGACCAGAACTTCGGCCTCGACTGGGGTCTGATGACCACCATTCACAGCTACACCGGCGACCAGCGGATCCTGGACAACAGCCACCGCGATCTGCGCCGTGCCCGTGCAGCAGCCCTCAACATGGTCCCCACCACCACCGGTGCGGCCAAGGCCGTTGCTCTCGTTTACCCCGAGGTGAAGGGCAAGCTCACCGGCTTCGCCATGCGCGTTCCCACCCCCAACGTCTCCGCCGTTGACCTCACCTTCGGACCCTCCCGCGCCACCAGCGTTGACGAGGTGAAGGCTGTGATCAAGGCCGCCTCTGAGAACGGCATGAAGGGCATCATCAAGTACAGCGATCTGCCCCTGGTCTCCACCGACTACGCCGGCACCAACGAATCCACCATTTTCGATGCCGATCTCACCTATGCGATGGGCGACAAGGCTGTGAAGATCCTGGCCTGGTACGACAATGAGTGGGGCTACAGCCAGCGCGTCGTTGACCTGGCTGAAGTGGTGGCTCGCAACTGGAAGTGA
- the grpE gene encoding nucleotide exchange factor GrpE has translation MSGEAPTPAQDPSVEPMDAAPAVAEPEVVSTETPADVSVTDPADRLQQLEQELHSLKQEHETLQSQYMRIAADFDNFRKRQSRDQDDIRQQLVCSTLSEILPVVDNFERARQQLNPEGDEAQALHRSYQGLYKQLVDVLKQQGVARMEVVGQLFDPTLHEAVLREESTEQPEDVVIEELQRGYHLNGKVLRHALVKVSMGPGPSTDAEVAAPAEAEES, from the coding sequence ATGAGCGGCGAGGCTCCCACCCCAGCGCAGGATCCAAGCGTTGAGCCGATGGATGCGGCTCCCGCTGTCGCAGAGCCCGAGGTGGTGTCCACGGAAACGCCTGCCGACGTCTCCGTGACCGATCCGGCTGATCGCCTGCAGCAGCTGGAGCAGGAATTGCACAGCCTGAAGCAGGAGCACGAAACGCTGCAGAGCCAGTACATGCGCATCGCAGCGGATTTCGACAACTTCCGCAAGCGTCAGAGCAGGGATCAGGACGACATCCGTCAGCAGCTGGTCTGCTCCACCCTCAGCGAAATCCTGCCGGTGGTGGACAACTTCGAGCGGGCTCGACAGCAGCTGAATCCTGAGGGGGACGAGGCTCAGGCGCTGCATCGCAGTTATCAGGGTCTCTACAAGCAACTGGTTGATGTGCTGAAGCAGCAGGGGGTGGCGCGTATGGAAGTGGTTGGTCAGTTATTCGATCCGACCCTCCATGAAGCGGTGCTTCGCGAGGAGAGCACCGAACAGCCGGAAGATGTGGTGATCGAAGAGCTTCAACGCGGTTATCACCTCAACGGCAAGGTGCTTCGTCACGCGCTGGTGAAGGTGTCCATGGGTCCGGGTCCATCGACCGATGCTGAAGTTGCTGCCCCTGCTGAAGCGGAGGAGTCCTGA
- the murC gene encoding UDP-N-acetylmuramate--L-alanine ligase, with protein MSRPLERQHPVHFIGVGGIGMSALAKILADRGHPVSGSDPRETPTSRQLTQLGVSVFHDQTAATIEALLAKGLRPIVVVSTAIPASNPELSRARAAKLEIWHRSDLLAALIDQQPSIAVAGSHGKTTTSTLITTLLMEAGEDPTAIIGGIVPCLESNGHAGHGRLLVAEADESDGSLVKFRARLGLITNLELDHTDHYSGLDDLIGTMRRFADGCDQVLANRDCATLEDHIQADAWWSVTQANGVDYAALPLQLDGDRCHARFYEQGEPVGDFVLPLPGLHNLSNAAGALAACRMEGVPFDRLVDGLSALKPPGRRFDWRGTWEGRHIVDDYAHHPSEVKATLAMAQLMVSSGRSPLPTPPQRLLAVFQPHRYSRTKEFLDSFANALQNCDSLLLAPVYGAGETPLSGVCSQTLADRIHELRPDLEVAVADNLDHLTELVRSRSRREDLVLAMGAGDVNGLWQRLAA; from the coding sequence TTGTCCCGTCCGCTTGAACGCCAGCACCCAGTGCATTTCATCGGCGTCGGCGGTATCGGGATGTCAGCACTGGCGAAGATCCTTGCGGATCGAGGTCATCCGGTGAGTGGATCGGACCCACGGGAGACCCCCACATCGCGGCAGCTCACCCAGCTCGGCGTCAGCGTCTTCCATGACCAGACCGCAGCCACGATCGAGGCACTGCTCGCCAAAGGCCTCAGGCCCATCGTGGTGGTCTCAACGGCGATTCCTGCCAGCAATCCCGAGCTGAGCCGTGCCCGTGCCGCGAAACTGGAGATCTGGCATCGCTCTGACCTGCTGGCTGCACTGATCGATCAGCAACCGTCGATCGCCGTTGCCGGTAGCCATGGGAAAACCACCACCAGCACCCTGATCACGACACTCCTGATGGAGGCCGGTGAGGATCCCACCGCCATCATCGGCGGCATCGTTCCATGCCTCGAAAGCAATGGTCATGCTGGCCATGGCCGACTGCTGGTGGCCGAAGCCGATGAATCGGATGGGTCGTTGGTGAAATTCCGAGCCCGCCTGGGGCTGATCACCAACCTTGAACTCGATCACACCGATCACTACAGCGGCCTCGACGACCTGATCGGCACGATGCGTCGCTTTGCCGATGGGTGCGACCAGGTGTTGGCGAACCGCGACTGCGCCACCCTTGAGGACCACATTCAGGCGGACGCGTGGTGGTCCGTCACGCAGGCCAACGGTGTCGATTACGCCGCTTTGCCGCTCCAGCTCGACGGCGATCGCTGCCATGCCCGCTTCTACGAACAAGGCGAACCCGTCGGGGACTTCGTGCTGCCCCTGCCTGGATTGCACAACCTCAGTAACGCGGCCGGCGCCCTGGCGGCATGCCGCATGGAAGGTGTTCCCTTCGATCGACTGGTGGATGGGCTCTCTGCCTTGAAACCCCCCGGCCGCCGTTTTGATTGGCGGGGCACCTGGGAGGGGCGCCACATCGTCGACGACTACGCCCACCACCCCAGTGAAGTGAAAGCCACCCTGGCCATGGCGCAACTGATGGTGAGCAGTGGCCGCAGCCCCTTGCCGACCCCACCCCAACGGTTGTTAGCCGTGTTTCAGCCCCATCGCTACAGCCGCACCAAGGAATTCCTGGACTCCTTCGCGAACGCATTGCAGAACTGTGACTCCCTGCTCCTGGCTCCGGTCTACGGCGCCGGCGAAACGCCGCTGTCTGGAGTCTGCAGCCAGACCCTGGCCGATCGGATTCATGAGCTGAGGCCGGATCTTGAGGTTGCCGTGGCTGACAACCTTGACCACCTCACTGAATTGGTCAGAAGCCGCAGCCGGCGTGAGGACTTGGTCCTGGCCATGGGTGCAGGGGATGTCAACGGCCTGTGGCAACGGCTGGCGGCCTGA
- a CDS encoding sulfurtransferase TusA family protein, giving the protein MGTARSLDLRGTPCPVNFIRCKLALESLQAGDQLQVQLDRGEPEATVIPGLQDAGHRVEVTAEEATWVALEITCAGELS; this is encoded by the coding sequence ATGGGGACGGCCCGTTCCCTGGATCTGCGTGGCACCCCCTGCCCGGTGAATTTCATCCGTTGCAAGCTGGCCCTCGAGTCACTTCAGGCTGGAGATCAGCTTCAGGTGCAGTTGGATCGGGGCGAACCGGAAGCGACGGTGATTCCTGGGCTCCAGGATGCCGGTCACCGGGTGGAGGTCACCGCTGAGGAAGCGACCTGGGTTGCATTGGAGATCACCTGTGCCGGTGAGCTGTCGTGA
- the murB gene encoding UDP-N-acetylmuramate dehydrogenase, whose product MLSTNIPLRSNVPLADFTTWRVGGPAQWLLEPTTVNDTLEALQWAQHNQIPCRVIGAGSNLLIHDDGLPGLTLSLRKLQGATVDADSGVVEALAGEPIPTLARRAARAGLDGLAWSVGIPGTVGGAAVMNAGAQGGCTADCLESVRVAPLEGGESFELGRDQLAFDYRHSRLQEEELVVLSARFRLDPGHDPDEITRITSGNLSHRTSTQPYTQPSCGSVFRNPEPLKAGRLIEGLGLKGSRIGGAEVSTLHANFIVNTGAATAADIDQLIQRVLQQVEAAHAVRLHPEVKRLGFTGAA is encoded by the coding sequence ATGCTGAGCACCAACATTCCGCTGCGATCCAACGTCCCCCTGGCGGACTTCACCACCTGGCGAGTGGGCGGACCAGCCCAGTGGTTGCTGGAGCCAACAACGGTGAACGACACGCTCGAAGCTCTTCAGTGGGCTCAACACAACCAGATCCCATGCCGTGTGATCGGCGCCGGATCCAACCTGCTCATCCACGACGACGGACTGCCAGGACTCACCCTCAGCCTGCGCAAACTGCAGGGGGCCACGGTCGATGCCGACAGCGGTGTGGTGGAAGCCCTGGCGGGGGAACCGATCCCAACCCTGGCGCGTCGTGCCGCCCGAGCCGGATTGGATGGTCTGGCCTGGTCCGTCGGCATTCCAGGCACGGTCGGCGGTGCCGCCGTGATGAATGCTGGAGCACAGGGTGGTTGCACAGCGGACTGTCTGGAATCGGTGCGCGTGGCTCCACTCGAGGGTGGAGAAAGCTTCGAACTCGGCCGCGACCAACTGGCGTTTGATTACCGCCACAGCCGTCTGCAGGAGGAAGAGCTGGTGGTGCTCTCCGCCCGGTTCCGCCTTGACCCCGGCCATGACCCGGATGAGATCACCCGCATCACCAGCGGCAACCTCAGCCATCGCACCAGCACTCAGCCCTACACACAACCCAGTTGTGGCAGCGTGTTTCGCAATCCGGAACCCCTGAAAGCAGGCCGGCTGATCGAAGGTCTCGGCCTCAAGGGCAGCCGCATCGGTGGCGCGGAAGTCTCCACCCTCCACGCCAATTTCATCGTCAACACCGGTGCTGCGACGGCAGCCGACATCGATCAACTGATTCAACGCGTGCTGCAACAGGTGGAGGCAGCCCATGCCGTACGCCTGCATCCCGAAGTGAAACGCCTCGGATTCACCGGAGCCGCTTAA
- the rsgA gene encoding ribosome small subunit-dependent GTPase A: MTEAAGIVVALQANYLEVELDQAPDQGPSRLLCTRRTRLTHRGEAVHVGDRVQVEAIDPVQARAVVSGVEPRSSWLTRPQVANVSLVVVALAVDQPAFDPDQASRFLLTAERTGLPVQLLLTKGDLLEEEQRSALVQRLLGWGYEALVISSQTGGGIEALRQHLQTTELAVVCGPSGVGKSSVLNRLMPHLGLRVGAVSGRLQRGRHTTRHVELFPIAPGARVADTPGFNRPELPSDPSELGMLFPELRNQLQSWPCRFRDCLHRQEPGCGINRDWERFAFYQDALKECSDLSRPSRAG, from the coding sequence GTGACCGAAGCTGCCGGCATCGTGGTGGCGCTGCAGGCGAACTATCTCGAGGTAGAGCTTGATCAGGCGCCTGACCAGGGTCCCTCGCGTTTGCTTTGCACCCGTCGCACACGCCTCACGCACCGGGGAGAGGCGGTTCATGTTGGTGACCGTGTGCAGGTCGAGGCCATCGATCCAGTTCAAGCCCGTGCAGTGGTGTCAGGGGTTGAGCCCCGCAGCAGCTGGCTCACACGCCCTCAGGTGGCCAATGTCTCGTTGGTGGTGGTGGCGCTCGCCGTCGACCAGCCGGCGTTTGATCCGGATCAGGCCAGCCGTTTTCTGTTGACCGCTGAACGCACGGGTTTGCCTGTGCAGTTGTTGCTCACCAAGGGTGATCTGCTGGAGGAGGAGCAACGCTCAGCGCTGGTTCAGCGACTGCTGGGCTGGGGGTATGAGGCTCTGGTGATCTCCAGTCAAACCGGCGGAGGCATTGAGGCTTTGCGCCAGCATTTGCAGACCACGGAACTGGCGGTGGTCTGTGGTCCCTCGGGCGTGGGCAAGAGCAGTGTGCTGAACCGTTTGATGCCCCACTTGGGTCTTCGGGTGGGTGCTGTGTCGGGTCGACTTCAACGGGGTCGCCACACCACGCGACATGTGGAGTTGTTTCCGATTGCTCCCGGTGCCCGGGTGGCCGACACCCCTGGCTTCAATCGACCCGAACTGCCGAGCGATCCGTCGGAACTGGGAATGTTGTTTCCTGAACTGCGAAATCAGCTGCAGTCCTGGCCCTGTCGATTCCGCGACTGCCTGCACCGTCAGGAGCCGGGCTGCGGAATTAACAGGGATTGGGAACGCTTCGCGTTTTATCAGGACGCCCTGAAGGAATGTTCCGACCTCAGCCGCCCATCCCGGGCAGGTTGA
- a CDS encoding YbaB/EbfC family nucleoid-associated protein: MAGFGLPNFGQLTEAFKKAQEIQQNAQALQDELDGMEIEGKSADGRASVWLSGNQQPLRVRLDPELLSAGQETCEASTLEALQAAYEQSTATMKGRMEELTGGLNLNLPGMGG, translated from the coding sequence ATGGCAGGGTTCGGACTACCCAATTTCGGCCAGCTCACCGAAGCCTTCAAGAAGGCCCAGGAAATCCAGCAGAACGCTCAAGCCCTGCAGGACGAACTGGACGGCATGGAGATCGAAGGCAAGAGTGCTGACGGGCGGGCCAGCGTCTGGCTGTCCGGTAATCAGCAACCCTTGCGCGTGCGGTTGGATCCAGAGCTGCTGAGCGCGGGTCAGGAGACCTGTGAAGCCTCCACGCTGGAAGCCCTTCAGGCGGCCTATGAGCAATCCACCGCCACGATGAAAGGACGGATGGAGGAACTCACCGGTGGACTGAATCTCAACCTGCCCGGGATGGGCGGCTGA
- a CDS encoding GspE/PulE family protein yields MPPNDRTIRLHPTLHDDLRRALATEPSERSTPSAPGEAPRETQAITTSQPSQNRTESQLSLEDEASSFLEDFNAEGVLETAEDEEAALSANAVDLESSLEDPDASPVVALVDRILLQAMSVGASDIHVEPQQKGLRLRYRQDGVLQQYVEPLPNRLIPAVTSRFKILADLDIAERRQAQDGRISRRYRDRVVDFRVNTLPSRFGEKVCLRLLDSSATQLGLDKLISNPATLALVRDLGAKPFGMILVTGPTGSGKSTTLYSLLAERNDPGINISTVEDPIEYTLPGITQCQVNRDKGFDFATALRAFMRQDPDVLLVGETRDLETAKTAIEAALTGHLVLSTLHANDAPSTIARLDEMGVETFMVSAALIGIVSQRLMRRVCPTCREPYRPDERELGRFGLMASTESDVTFFRAHRHDGSGKTCPNCKGSGYKGRVGVYEVLRMNEELATAVSSGASTDVIRQLALESGMVTLLGYSLDLVRQGHTTLEEVGRMILTDSGLESERRARALSTMTCKGCGAGLQESWLECPYCLTTRD; encoded by the coding sequence CTGCCGCCGAATGACCGAACCATCCGTCTGCACCCGACGCTGCATGACGATCTGCGGCGTGCTCTGGCGACTGAACCATCGGAACGATCTACCCCGTCAGCACCTGGTGAAGCTCCCCGTGAAACTCAAGCGATAACAACCAGTCAGCCAAGTCAAAACAGGACTGAGAGCCAGTTGTCCCTCGAAGACGAAGCATCCTCGTTCCTCGAAGACTTCAACGCCGAAGGGGTGCTGGAGACCGCAGAAGACGAAGAGGCAGCCCTGTCCGCCAATGCCGTTGATCTGGAATCCAGCCTTGAGGACCCTGATGCATCACCGGTGGTGGCCCTGGTGGATCGCATCCTGCTGCAGGCCATGTCCGTGGGCGCCTCCGACATCCATGTGGAGCCGCAACAGAAGGGTCTCCGTCTGCGCTACCGCCAGGACGGTGTGCTCCAGCAGTACGTGGAGCCGCTTCCTAACCGGTTGATCCCAGCGGTGACCTCCCGCTTCAAGATCCTGGCGGACCTCGATATCGCTGAGCGACGCCAGGCTCAGGACGGCAGGATCAGTCGCCGCTACCGGGACCGGGTGGTGGATTTCAGGGTCAACACCCTGCCCAGCCGCTTCGGCGAAAAGGTTTGTCTGCGACTGCTGGACAGCAGCGCCACGCAACTGGGCCTGGACAAGCTGATCTCCAATCCCGCCACCCTCGCTCTTGTGCGGGATCTGGGGGCCAAACCCTTCGGCATGATTCTGGTCACAGGGCCCACCGGCTCAGGCAAATCCACCACCCTCTATTCCCTGCTGGCGGAACGCAACGACCCCGGCATCAACATCTCCACGGTGGAGGATCCGATTGAGTACACGCTGCCGGGCATCACGCAGTGCCAGGTGAATCGCGACAAGGGATTCGATTTCGCCACTGCCCTGAGGGCATTCATGCGCCAGGACCCGGATGTGCTGCTGGTCGGGGAGACCCGCGATCTGGAGACAGCGAAAACCGCCATCGAAGCCGCCCTCACCGGCCACCTGGTGCTGAGCACCCTTCACGCCAATGACGCCCCCAGCACCATCGCCCGACTGGATGAGATGGGGGTGGAGACCTTCATGGTGTCGGCAGCCCTGATCGGCATCGTGTCCCAACGGCTGATGCGACGCGTTTGCCCGACGTGCCGGGAACCGTACCGGCCGGATGAGCGAGAACTTGGTCGCTTCGGCCTGATGGCCAGCACGGAAAGCGATGTGACCTTTTTCAGGGCCCATCGCCATGACGGCAGCGGCAAGACCTGCCCCAATTGCAAAGGCAGTGGTTACAAGGGCCGCGTGGGTGTCTACGAAGTGCTGCGCATGAATGAGGAGCTGGCCACAGCCGTTTCCTCAGGCGCCTCCACCGATGTGATCCGTCAACTCGCGCTCGAGTCAGGGATGGTGACTCTTCTCGGCTACAGCCTGGATCTCGTCCGACAGGGTCACACCACGCTGGAAGAAGTTGGGCGAATGATCCTCACCGACTCAGGCCTGGAATCCGAGCGCAGAGCACGCGCTCTCAGCACAATGACCTGCAAGGGATGCGGCGCTGGTCTCCAGGAGAGCTGGCTGGAGTGTCCTTATTGCCTAACCACCCGAGATTGA
- a CDS encoding peptidylprolyl isomerase, with protein sequence MAHPRFKAVLVALLGFALINIAAPAWAALPQGNAVKDPAAILRDSLPFEQDDIRELQHRLELTSDDLRAKRWGALGKTVSRSEALLSTRRRTILEAVPAARRDRAEAYLKQVEQDLQAMQERVGEIDKPGFIRDRRQTLSHIGDVEALLVEDGFQREIPSEFDALPRLQGRATLTISTTQGDLTTVVDGYNAPLTAGAFVDLAQKGFYDGLPFIRAEDFYVLQSGDPEGPEIGYIDPSTKQERHVPLEIRVPGEEDTIYNETFEDVGLFKATPTLPFATLGTLGWAHSDQALDDGSSQFFMFLYEAELTPAGLNLVDGRNAAFGYVVDGFDVLEELGVDDSIVSIKVTDGADRLLSHA encoded by the coding sequence TTGGCCCATCCGCGTTTCAAGGCCGTTCTGGTCGCCTTGCTCGGCTTCGCCCTGATCAACATTGCAGCTCCAGCCTGGGCTGCACTGCCCCAGGGCAATGCGGTGAAGGATCCCGCGGCAATCCTGAGGGATTCTCTGCCCTTCGAGCAGGACGACATCCGCGAACTGCAACATCGGCTGGAGCTCACCAGTGATGACCTGCGGGCAAAACGGTGGGGTGCGCTGGGGAAGACCGTGTCCCGCAGTGAAGCGCTGCTCAGCACCCGCCGGAGGACCATCCTGGAGGCGGTTCCCGCCGCACGGCGCGATCGTGCCGAGGCCTACCTGAAGCAGGTTGAACAGGACCTGCAGGCGATGCAAGAACGGGTCGGGGAGATCGACAAGCCCGGCTTCATCCGCGATCGCCGCCAGACCCTCAGCCACATCGGTGATGTGGAAGCTCTGCTGGTGGAGGACGGCTTCCAGCGGGAGATCCCCTCGGAATTCGATGCCCTGCCGCGACTGCAGGGCCGCGCCACCCTCACCATCAGCACCACACAGGGGGATCTGACCACCGTGGTGGATGGTTACAACGCCCCTCTCACCGCAGGTGCCTTTGTCGATCTCGCCCAGAAGGGGTTCTACGACGGACTTCCCTTCATCCGCGCTGAGGACTTCTACGTGCTGCAAAGCGGTGATCCGGAAGGTCCTGAAATCGGATACATCGATCCCAGCACCAAACAGGAGCGGCACGTGCCCCTCGAGATCCGTGTGCCAGGAGAAGAGGACACCATTTACAACGAAACCTTTGAAGACGTCGGTCTGTTCAAGGCCACCCCGACGCTTCCCTTCGCCACCCTCGGAACCCTGGGATGGGCCCATTCGGATCAGGCTCTCGACGATGGCTCATCCCAGTTCTTCATGTTTCTCTACGAGGCCGAGCTCACTCCGGCGGGTCTGAACCTGGTGGATGGCCGCAATGCTGCATTCGGCTATGTCGTGGACGGCTTTGATGTACTGGAGGAACTTGGCGTGGATGACTCCATCGTTTCGATCAAAGTGACCGACGGTGCCGACCGGTTGTTGAGCCACGCATGA
- a CDS encoding general secretion pathway protein GspE: MTLGRPIPATNDAAQQRLELELLLKQPVPDPEQLERALPLLNALNDISPER, encoded by the coding sequence ATGACCCTGGGCCGGCCCATTCCTGCCACCAACGATGCCGCCCAGCAGCGGCTGGAACTGGAGCTGTTACTGAAACAGCCGGTGCCGGATCCCGAGCAACTGGAACGAGCGCTGCCGCTGCTCAACGCCCTGAATGACATCAGCCCTGAGCGCTAG